The following coding sequences are from one Streptomyces venezuelae window:
- a CDS encoding ABC transporter ATP-binding protein, giving the protein MATTLAKAAEDTRTTAEHAARIEHVSKSFGGPAGPQLVLDDITLDVAPGEFVTLLGASGCGKSTLLNLVAGLDEPSAGTISTDGRPALMFQEHALFPWLTAGKNIELALKMRGVPKAERRPKAEELLGLVRLQGAYGKRVHELSGGMRQRVALARALAQDSRLLLMDEPFAALDAITRDVLHDELTRIWRETNVSVLFVTHNVREAVRLAQRVVLLSSRPGRVAHEWRVDIPHPRRIEDTAVAELSVEITEQLRGEIRRHGQH; this is encoded by the coding sequence ATGGCCACGACCCTCGCCAAGGCCGCGGAGGACACCCGCACCACGGCCGAGCACGCCGCACGGATCGAGCACGTCTCGAAGTCGTTCGGCGGCCCCGCCGGACCCCAGCTGGTCCTGGACGACATCACGCTCGATGTCGCGCCGGGCGAGTTCGTCACCCTCCTGGGAGCCTCGGGCTGCGGCAAGTCGACGCTGCTCAACCTGGTGGCCGGGCTCGACGAGCCGTCCGCGGGCACGATCTCGACGGACGGCCGCCCCGCCCTGATGTTCCAGGAGCACGCGCTGTTCCCGTGGCTGACCGCGGGCAAGAACATCGAACTCGCCCTGAAGATGCGCGGCGTGCCGAAGGCGGAGCGCCGCCCGAAGGCCGAGGAGCTCCTCGGCCTCGTCCGGCTGCAGGGCGCGTACGGCAAGCGGGTGCACGAGCTGTCCGGCGGCATGCGCCAGCGGGTCGCGCTGGCCCGCGCGCTCGCCCAGGACAGCAGGCTCCTGCTGATGGACGAGCCGTTCGCGGCGCTCGACGCGATCACCCGTGACGTCCTGCACGACGAGCTGACCCGCATCTGGCGCGAGACGAACGTCTCCGTCCTCTTCGTCACGCACAACGTGCGCGAGGCCGTGCGCCTCGCGCAGCGTGTCGTGCTCCTCTCGTCGCGCCCCGGCCGGGTGGCGCACGAGTGGCGGGTCGACATCCCGCACCCGCGCCGCATCGAGGACACCGCCGTGGCGGAACTGTCCGTCGAGATCACCGAACAACTGCGTGGGGAGATCCGCCGCCATGGCCAGCACTGA
- a CDS encoding aliphatic sulfonate ABC transporter substrate-binding protein codes for MPAPRTRLAALAALPLLALALGACGYGSEASDEDGKSKVAEGAKKIEDLDSVKIGYFPNLTHATALVGNQEGLFQKELGGTEAKYAQFNAGPSEIEALNAGSIDIGWIGPSPAINGFTKSQGKNLRIIGGSASGGVKLVVNPKKIKSLDDVKGKKIATPQLGNTQDVAFLNWIAERGWKVDAQSGKGDVSVIRSDNKVTPDAYKSGSLDGAWVPEPTASKLVAEGGKVLLDEADLWPGKKFVITNIIVRQEFLKEHPKVVEAVLRGAVKTNAWIAENPEKAKAAANARLKADAGKPLPAEVLDPAWKSIQTTNDPLAATLEAEADHAVKAGLLEKPDLKGIYDLGPLNKVLKAEGESPVVDAGLGVK; via the coding sequence GTGCCTGCTCCACGTACCCGACTCGCCGCACTCGCGGCGCTGCCCCTCCTCGCCCTGGCGCTCGGCGCCTGCGGTTACGGCTCCGAGGCCTCCGACGAGGACGGCAAGTCCAAGGTCGCCGAGGGTGCGAAGAAGATCGAAGACCTGGACAGCGTGAAGATCGGGTACTTCCCGAACCTCACCCACGCCACCGCCCTGGTCGGCAACCAGGAAGGCCTGTTCCAGAAAGAGCTCGGCGGCACCGAGGCAAAGTACGCGCAGTTCAACGCGGGCCCCTCGGAGATCGAGGCGCTGAACGCGGGGTCGATCGACATCGGCTGGATCGGCCCGTCCCCGGCCATCAACGGATTCACCAAGTCGCAGGGCAAGAACCTGCGCATCATCGGCGGTTCGGCGTCCGGCGGCGTGAAGCTCGTCGTGAACCCGAAGAAGATCAAGTCCCTGGACGACGTCAAGGGCAAGAAGATCGCGACGCCGCAGCTCGGCAACACCCAGGACGTGGCGTTCCTCAACTGGATCGCCGAGCGGGGCTGGAAGGTCGACGCGCAGAGCGGCAAGGGTGACGTGTCGGTGATCCGCAGCGACAACAAGGTCACCCCCGACGCCTACAAGTCCGGTTCCCTGGACGGGGCTTGGGTGCCGGAGCCGACCGCGTCGAAGCTGGTCGCCGAGGGCGGCAAGGTGCTGCTCGACGAGGCCGACCTGTGGCCGGGCAAGAAGTTCGTGATCACCAACATCATCGTGCGGCAGGAGTTCCTGAAGGAGCACCCGAAGGTCGTCGAGGCCGTGCTGCGCGGCGCCGTGAAGACCAACGCGTGGATCGCGGAGAACCCGGAGAAGGCCAAGGCCGCCGCGAACGCGCGGCTCAAGGCGGACGCCGGGAAGCCGCTGCCCGCCGAGGTGCTCGACCCGGCGTGGAAGTCGATCCAGACCACGAACGACCCGCTGGCCGCGACGCTCGAGGCCGAGGCGGACCACGCGGTCAAGGCCGGTCTCCTGGAGAAGCCCGACCTCAAGGGCATCTACGACCTCGGTCCGCTGAACAAGGTCCTCAAGGCCGAGGGCGAGTCCCCGGTCGTCGACGCCGGTCTCGGCGTCAAGTAA
- a CDS encoding sulfate adenylyltransferase subunit 1: protein MSNSTAEPVKPLSTEQLSATTLLRFATAGSVDDGKSTLVGRLLHDSKSVLTDQLEAVERVSASRGADAPDLALLTDGLRAEREQGITIDVAYRYFATARRRFILADTPGHVQYTRNMVTGASTADLAVVLVDARNGVIEQTRRHAAVAALLRVPHVVLAVNKMDLVAYDETVFAKIAEEFTAYAGELGVPEITAIPISALAGDNVVEPSSNMDWYGGPTVLEHLETVPVSHDLATCHARLPVQYVIRPQTAEHPDYRGYAGQIAAGAFRVGESVTVLPSGRTSKVAGIDLLGQPVDVAWTPQSVTLLLEDDIDISRGDLIVPSGDAPATTQDVEATVCHVADTALSVGQRVLLKHTTRTVKAIVKEIPSRLTLDDLSQHPEPGRLVANDIGRVRIRTAEPLALDSYADSRRTGSFLLIDPSDGTTLAAGMAGDAFATPADEAAQAGAADDEGWDF from the coding sequence ATGAGCAACAGCACCGCCGAGCCGGTCAAGCCGCTCTCCACCGAGCAGCTGTCGGCCACCACCCTGCTGCGGTTCGCCACCGCCGGTTCCGTCGACGACGGCAAGTCCACCCTCGTGGGCCGCCTTCTCCACGACTCCAAGTCGGTCCTCACCGACCAGCTGGAGGCCGTGGAGCGCGTCTCCGCGAGCCGTGGCGCCGACGCCCCCGATCTCGCCCTCCTCACCGACGGGCTGCGCGCGGAGCGGGAGCAGGGCATCACCATCGACGTGGCGTACCGCTACTTCGCCACGGCCCGGCGCCGGTTCATCCTGGCCGACACCCCCGGCCACGTGCAGTACACCCGGAACATGGTCACCGGCGCCTCCACCGCGGACCTCGCCGTCGTCCTCGTCGACGCCCGCAACGGCGTCATCGAGCAGACCCGCAGGCACGCCGCGGTCGCCGCGCTGCTCCGCGTCCCGCACGTCGTCCTCGCCGTCAACAAGATGGACCTCGTCGCCTACGACGAGACCGTCTTCGCGAAGATCGCCGAGGAGTTCACCGCGTACGCCGGCGAACTCGGCGTACCGGAGATCACCGCGATCCCGATCTCCGCGCTGGCCGGGGACAACGTGGTGGAGCCGTCCTCCAACATGGACTGGTACGGCGGCCCCACCGTCCTGGAACACCTGGAGACCGTGCCGGTCAGCCACGACCTCGCCACCTGCCACGCGCGGCTGCCCGTGCAGTACGTGATCCGTCCGCAGACCGCCGAGCACCCCGACTACCGCGGCTACGCGGGCCAGATCGCGGCCGGTGCCTTCCGGGTCGGCGAGTCCGTGACGGTCCTGCCCTCGGGCCGCACCTCCAAGGTCGCCGGGATCGACCTGCTGGGGCAGCCGGTGGACGTGGCGTGGACGCCGCAGTCCGTCACGCTGCTCCTGGAGGACGACATCGACATCTCACGCGGCGACCTGATCGTGCCGAGCGGCGACGCCCCCGCGACCACGCAGGACGTCGAGGCGACCGTCTGCCACGTCGCGGACACCGCGCTCTCCGTCGGCCAGCGGGTGCTGCTCAAGCACACCACCCGCACGGTCAAGGCCATCGTCAAGGAGATCCCGTCGCGGCTCACCCTCGACGACCTCTCCCAGCACCCGGAGCCCGGCCGGCTCGTCGCCAACGACATCGGCCGGGTCAGGATCCGCACCGCCGAGCCGCTCGCCCTCGACTCCTACGCGGACTCGCGCCGCACCGGCTCCTTCCTGCTGATCGACCCGTCGGACGGCACGACGCTCGCGGCCGGCATGGCGGGCGACGCGTTCGCCACACCCGCCGACGAGGCGGCGCAGGCCGGTGCCGCGGACGACGAGGGCTGGGACTTCTGA
- the cysD gene encoding sulfate adenylyltransferase subunit CysD — MTTVAKVTDEGTDSPYALSHLDALESEAVHIFREVAGEFENPVILFSGGKDSIVMLHLALKAFAPAAIPFSLLHVDTGHNFPEVLEYRDRVVAEHGLRLHVASVQDYIDRGVLRERPDGTRNPLQTLPLTEKIQSERFDAVFGGGRRDEEKARAKERVFSLRDEFSQWDPRRQRPELWQLYNGRHAPGEHVRVFPLSNWTELDVWQYIAREDIELPGIYFAHEREVFERAGMWLTAGEWGGPKAGETVETRLVRYRTVGDMSCTGAVDSDATTLDAVITEIAASRLTERGATRADDKMSEAAMEDRKREGYF; from the coding sequence ATGACGACCGTCGCGAAAGTGACCGACGAGGGCACCGACAGCCCGTACGCGCTCAGCCACCTGGACGCGCTGGAGTCGGAGGCGGTGCACATCTTCCGCGAGGTGGCGGGTGAGTTCGAGAACCCGGTGATCCTGTTCTCCGGCGGCAAGGACTCGATCGTGATGCTGCACCTGGCGCTGAAGGCGTTCGCCCCCGCGGCGATCCCCTTCTCGCTGCTGCACGTCGACACGGGACACAACTTCCCCGAGGTGCTGGAGTACCGCGACCGCGTCGTCGCCGAACACGGGCTGCGGCTGCATGTCGCCTCCGTGCAGGACTACATCGACCGCGGAGTGCTGCGCGAGCGCCCGGACGGCACCCGCAACCCCCTCCAGACGCTGCCGCTGACGGAGAAGATCCAGAGCGAGCGGTTCGACGCCGTGTTCGGCGGCGGGCGCCGGGACGAGGAGAAGGCGCGGGCGAAGGAGCGGGTGTTCTCGCTGCGCGACGAGTTCTCGCAGTGGGACCCGCGCCGCCAGCGCCCCGAACTGTGGCAGCTCTACAACGGCCGCCACGCGCCCGGCGAGCACGTCCGCGTCTTCCCTCTCTCCAACTGGACCGAGCTGGACGTGTGGCAGTACATCGCCCGCGAGGACATCGAGCTGCCCGGGATCTACTTCGCCCACGAGCGCGAGGTGTTCGAGCGGGCGGGGATGTGGCTGACGGCGGGTGAGTGGGGCGGGCCGAAGGCGGGTGAGACGGTCGAGACGCGGCTGGTGCGGTACCGCACGGTCGGTGACATGTCCTGCACCGGCGCCGTCGACTCCGACGCGACGACGCTGGACGCCGTCATCACCGAGATCGCCGCGTCCCGGCTCACCGAGCGCGGCGCGACCCGCGCCGACGACAAGATGTCCGAGGCCGCGATGGAAGACCGCAAGCGCGAGGGGTACTTCTAA
- the cysC gene encoding adenylyl-sulfate kinase codes for MAARQTQQRTQTTQPQPPQQQTRENHVTTGATVWLTGLPSAGKTTIAYELAGLLRSEGHRVEVLDGDEIREFLSAGLGFSREDRHTNVQRIGFVAELLARNGVLALVPVIAPFADSREAVRKRHQAGGTAYLEVHVATPVEVCSVRDVKGLYAKQAAGEISGLTGVDDPYEAPESPDLRIESQDQTVQESAAAVHALLSERGLA; via the coding sequence ATGGCCGCGCGGCAGACGCAGCAGCGGACACAGACGACACAGCCGCAGCCCCCGCAGCAACAGACCCGGGAGAACCACGTGACGACCGGAGCCACCGTCTGGCTCACCGGCCTGCCCAGCGCCGGCAAGACCACCATCGCGTACGAACTGGCGGGCCTACTGCGGTCGGAGGGACACCGCGTGGAGGTCCTCGACGGCGACGAGATCCGCGAGTTCCTCTCGGCGGGCCTCGGCTTCAGCCGCGAGGACCGGCACACCAACGTGCAGCGCATCGGCTTCGTCGCCGAACTCCTCGCGCGCAACGGTGTGCTGGCCCTGGTGCCGGTGATCGCGCCGTTCGCCGACAGCCGCGAGGCGGTGCGCAAGCGCCACCAGGCCGGGGGCACCGCGTACCTGGAGGTGCACGTCGCGACACCGGTCGAGGTCTGCTCCGTACGCGACGTGAAGGGCCTGTACGCGAAGCAGGCGGCGGGTGAGATCTCCGGGCTCACCGGGGTCGACGACCCCTACGAGGCGCCGGAGTCGCCCGATCTGCGCATCGAGTCGCAGGACCAGACCGTGCAGGAGTCAGCGGCGGCGGTTCACGCGCTGCTCAGCGAAAGGGGTCTCGCATGA
- a CDS encoding phosphoadenylyl-sulfate reductase, giving the protein MTTAQDQKARTDDELKALAEQAGRDLEDASALEILQWAADTFGARFCVTSSMEDAVVAHLASRARPGVDVVFLDTGYHFPETIGTRDAVEAVMDVNVITLTPRQSVAEQDAVYGAKLHDRNPDLCCRLRKVQPLEEGLAGYTAWATGLRRDDSPSRANTPVVGWDEKRGKVKISPIARWTQDDVDAYVTEHGVLTNPLLMDGYGSVGCAPCTRRLLEGEDARAGRWAGNAKTECGIH; this is encoded by the coding sequence ATGACGACCGCTCAGGACCAGAAGGCGCGCACCGACGACGAGTTGAAGGCACTCGCCGAGCAGGCCGGGCGCGACCTGGAGGACGCCTCAGCCCTGGAGATCCTCCAATGGGCCGCCGACACCTTCGGGGCACGCTTCTGCGTGACCTCCTCGATGGAGGACGCGGTCGTCGCCCACCTCGCCTCGCGCGCCAGGCCCGGCGTCGATGTCGTGTTCCTGGACACCGGCTATCACTTCCCGGAGACCATCGGCACCCGTGACGCCGTCGAGGCCGTCATGGACGTCAACGTCATCACCTTGACGCCCCGCCAGTCCGTGGCGGAACAGGACGCGGTGTACGGCGCGAAGCTCCACGACCGCAACCCCGACCTGTGCTGCAGGCTGCGGAAGGTCCAGCCCCTGGAGGAGGGCCTCGCCGGGTACACCGCGTGGGCCACCGGGCTGCGCCGCGACGACTCGCCGAGCCGCGCGAACACCCCGGTCGTCGGCTGGGACGAGAAGCGCGGCAAGGTCAAGATCTCGCCGATCGCCCGCTGGACCCAGGACGACGTCGACGCGTACGTCACCGAGCACGGCGTCCTCACCAACCCGCTCCTGATGGACGGCTACGGCTCGGTGGGCTGCGCCCCCTGCACCCGCCGCCTCCTGGAGGGCGAGGACGCGCGCGCAGGCCGCTGGGCCGGCAACGCCAAGACCGAGTGCGGGATCCACTGA
- a CDS encoding nitrite/sulfite reductase → MAATPEKPAPATPRRKVSRHRGEGQWAVGHFTPLNGNEQFKKDDDGLNVRTRIETIYSKRGFDSIDPNDLRGRMRWWGLYTQRKPGIDGGKTAVLAPEELDDEYFMLRVRVDGGRLTTEQLRVIGEVSQEFARGTADLTDRQNIQYHWIRIEDVPEIWRRLEAVGLSTTEACGDTPRVILGSPVAGVAENEIIDGSPAIDEIQRRFIGNPEFSNLPRKFKTAISGSPQLDVAHEINDVAFVGVHHPEHGPGFDLWVGGGLSTNPKLGVRLGTWVALDDVPDVFGGVIGIFRDYGYRRLRNRARLKFLVADWGPEKFRQVLEDEYLQRKLVDGPAPEQPAGTWRDHLGVHRQKDGRFYVGFAPRVGRVHGTTLTKIAEVAEAHGSGRLRTTAEQKMIVLDVEQDQIDSLVSALEALDLRVNASPFRRGTMACTGIEFCKLAIVETKARGASLIDELERRIPEFDEPITININGCPNACARIQVADIGLKGQLMLDDQGNQVEGYQVHLGGALGLDAGFGRKVRGLKVTATELPDYVERVLKRFQEQREDGERFATWTARAPEEALK, encoded by the coding sequence ATGGCCGCCACGCCAGAGAAGCCTGCCCCAGCAACGCCACGCCGCAAGGTGAGCCGTCACCGCGGCGAGGGTCAGTGGGCCGTCGGTCACTTCACGCCGCTCAACGGGAACGAGCAGTTCAAGAAGGACGACGACGGTCTCAATGTGCGGACACGTATTGAGACGATCTACTCGAAGCGTGGTTTCGACTCCATCGACCCGAACGACCTCCGCGGCCGTATGCGCTGGTGGGGGCTGTACACCCAGCGCAAGCCCGGGATCGACGGCGGCAAGACCGCGGTTCTCGCGCCGGAGGAGCTGGACGACGAGTACTTCATGCTCCGCGTCCGCGTCGACGGCGGACGGCTGACCACCGAGCAGCTGCGCGTGATCGGCGAGGTGTCCCAGGAGTTCGCGCGCGGCACCGCCGACCTCACCGACCGCCAGAACATCCAGTACCACTGGATCCGCATCGAGGACGTCCCCGAGATCTGGCGCCGCCTCGAAGCCGTCGGCCTCTCGACCACCGAGGCGTGCGGTGACACGCCCCGCGTCATCCTCGGCTCCCCCGTGGCGGGTGTCGCCGAGAACGAGATCATCGACGGCTCCCCCGCCATCGACGAGATCCAGCGCCGCTTCATCGGCAACCCCGAGTTCTCGAACCTGCCCCGCAAGTTCAAGACCGCGATCTCCGGGTCGCCGCAGCTCGACGTCGCCCACGAGATCAACGACGTCGCCTTCGTCGGCGTGCACCACCCCGAACACGGCCCCGGCTTCGACCTCTGGGTCGGCGGCGGCCTCTCCACCAACCCCAAGCTCGGCGTGCGCCTCGGCACCTGGGTCGCGCTCGACGACGTTCCGGACGTGTTCGGCGGCGTCATCGGGATCTTCCGCGACTACGGCTACCGGCGCCTGCGCAACCGCGCCCGCCTGAAGTTCCTCGTCGCCGACTGGGGCCCGGAGAAGTTCCGGCAGGTCCTGGAGGACGAGTACCTCCAGCGGAAGCTGGTCGACGGGCCCGCCCCCGAGCAGCCCGCGGGCACCTGGCGCGACCACCTCGGCGTCCACCGGCAGAAGGACGGCCGCTTCTACGTCGGCTTCGCGCCCCGCGTCGGACGCGTCCACGGCACCACCCTCACGAAGATCGCCGAGGTCGCCGAGGCCCACGGCTCGGGCCGGCTTCGCACCACCGCCGAGCAGAAGATGATCGTGCTCGACGTCGAGCAGGACCAGATCGACTCGCTCGTCTCCGCACTCGAAGCCCTCGACCTGCGGGTCAACGCCTCGCCGTTCCGGCGCGGCACCATGGCCTGCACCGGCATCGAGTTCTGCAAGCTCGCCATCGTCGAGACGAAGGCACGCGGCGCCTCGCTCATCGACGAACTGGAGCGCCGCATCCCGGAGTTCGACGAGCCGATCACCATCAACATCAACGGCTGCCCCAACGCCTGCGCCCGCATCCAGGTCGCCGACATCGGCCTCAAGGGCCAGCTCATGCTCGACGACCAGGGCAACCAGGTCGAGGGCTACCAGGTGCACCTGGGCGGCGCCCTCGGGCTCGACGCAGGCTTCGGCCGCAAGGTCCGCGGACTGAAGGTCACCGCCACCGAGCTCCCCGACTACGTGGAGCGGGTCCTCAAGCGCTTCCAGGAGCAGCGCGAGGACGGCGAGCGCTTCGCCACGTGGACCGCCCGCGCACCCGAGGAGGCCCTCAAGTGA
- a CDS encoding putative leader peptide, with the protein MDRTGNALVSRRHVDLGRMSSAMCPAR; encoded by the coding sequence ATGGATCGCACTGGAAACGCCTTGGTGAGTCGACGTCACGTCGACCTCGGCCGCATGTCCAGCGCCATGTGTCCGGCTCGCTGA
- a CDS encoding GNAT family N-acetyltransferase codes for MSITVTTWSLEQTSPADLRPAAAPDGDVRIVRAEVPSPEFSRFLYSSVGGDIRWSDRLSLTYAEWQKLLDRPGVETWVAYEKGTPAGYVELAARGENGDAAEGVVEIVYFGLIPAFRGRRIGGHLLSYAVARAWDLAERWPGLAPTERVWLHTCSKDGEHAMDNYRRRGFRLFDTKVEEEADVPTPGPWPGADRD; via the coding sequence ATGAGCATCACTGTCACCACCTGGTCCCTCGAACAGACCTCTCCGGCCGACCTGCGCCCGGCCGCCGCGCCCGACGGGGACGTCCGGATCGTGCGCGCCGAGGTCCCCTCGCCCGAGTTCAGCCGTTTTCTGTACTCATCCGTCGGCGGGGACATCCGCTGGTCCGACCGGCTCTCCCTCACGTACGCGGAGTGGCAGAAGCTCCTCGACCGGCCGGGTGTGGAGACGTGGGTCGCCTACGAGAAGGGGACGCCGGCGGGGTACGTGGAGCTGGCGGCGCGCGGCGAGAACGGGGACGCGGCGGAGGGCGTCGTGGAGATCGTCTACTTCGGACTGATCCCCGCCTTCCGGGGGCGCCGCATCGGCGGGCACCTCCTCTCGTACGCCGTCGCGCGCGCCTGGGACCTGGCCGAGCGGTGGCCCGGGCTCGCGCCGACCGAGAGGGTCTGGCTGCACACGTGCTCCAAGGACGGTGAGCACGCCATGGACAACTACCGGCGGCGCGGATTCCGGCTCTTCGACACGAAGGTCGAGGAGGAGGCGGACGTGCCGACTCCGGGCCCTTGGCCGGGGGCCGACCGCGACTGA
- a CDS encoding GAF domain-containing protein, with product MNAPSTIDLARLSAMDRAHAALVLKGVRDAMLSGERPRVLPRPVIGDSWGRMILRGVDPDRDVRSRLLSEEELEERRRASPLREILPVLRDALVSVADAAQHIVVVSDADGRVLWREGSAAVLRKADSLGFEPGADWSEEVVGTNGIGTPLVVRRPVQVFSAEHFVQTHHSWTCAGAPVTDPRDGRLLGVVDVSGPLRTIHPATLALVDSVAKLGEARLRDRHVTALDRLRAVAAPVLARLDGRALAVDVHGWTAAVTGMPPADRLTLPKSFGAGRTWLPSLGPCLVEPLPGGWLLRPEDPGDVPRPVAATRLVLDVSSPRRWTLSVLGGAHDWTHELSPRHAELLYLLCTYRTGRTASGLAEDMFGDPARTVTVRAELSRVRRYLGGLLAHRPYRFHEDVDVDVIMPERPADLLPHSMAPAVRAARRRMIL from the coding sequence ATGAACGCCCCGTCGACGATCGACCTCGCGCGGCTCTCCGCCATGGACCGCGCGCACGCCGCGCTCGTCTTGAAGGGGGTGCGCGACGCCATGCTGTCCGGGGAGCGGCCGAGGGTTCTGCCGCGGCCGGTGATCGGCGACTCGTGGGGGCGGATGATTCTCCGCGGCGTCGATCCGGACCGCGACGTCCGGTCGCGGCTGCTGAGCGAGGAGGAGCTGGAGGAGCGCCGCCGCGCCTCGCCGCTCCGGGAGATCCTGCCCGTCCTGCGCGACGCGCTGGTGTCCGTGGCGGACGCGGCGCAGCACATCGTGGTCGTCAGCGACGCGGACGGGCGTGTGCTGTGGCGCGAGGGCAGTGCCGCCGTGCTGCGCAAGGCGGACTCGCTCGGGTTCGAGCCGGGCGCGGACTGGAGCGAGGAGGTCGTGGGCACGAACGGCATAGGGACGCCACTGGTGGTACGCCGCCCCGTGCAGGTGTTCTCCGCCGAGCACTTCGTGCAGACCCACCATTCGTGGACGTGCGCGGGCGCCCCGGTGACCGATCCGCGGGACGGCAGGCTCCTCGGCGTGGTCGACGTCAGCGGTCCGCTGCGGACCATCCATCCCGCGACGCTCGCTCTGGTCGACTCGGTCGCCAAGCTCGGGGAGGCGCGGCTTCGGGACCGCCATGTGACGGCGCTCGACCGGCTGCGCGCGGTGGCGGCTCCGGTCCTCGCGCGGCTCGACGGGCGGGCGCTCGCGGTCGACGTGCACGGGTGGACGGCCGCGGTGACGGGCATGCCCCCGGCGGACCGCCTCACGCTCCCCAAGTCCTTCGGCGCGGGCCGCACCTGGCTGCCGTCGCTGGGCCCGTGCCTGGTGGAGCCGCTGCCCGGCGGATGGCTGCTGCGCCCGGAGGACCCGGGTGACGTGCCGCGGCCGGTCGCCGCGACCCGGCTCGTCCTGGACGTGAGCAGTCCGCGCCGGTGGACGCTCTCGGTGCTCGGCGGCGCCCATGACTGGACGCACGAGCTGAGCCCGCGCCACGCCGAGCTCCTCTATCTCCTCTGTACGTACCGCACGGGACGCACCGCTTCGGGGCTCGCCGAGGACATGTTCGGCGACCCGGCGCGCACGGTGACGGTGCGCGCGGAGCTCTCCCGTGTACGGCGCTATCTGGGCGGTCTTCTCGCCCACCGCCCCTACCGCTTCCACGAGGACGTGGACGTCGACGTGATCATGCCCGAGCGTCCGGCGGACCTACTGCCGCACTCGATGGCGCCCGCGGTGCGCGCGGCGCGACGGCGCATGATTCTCTGA